In the Coturnix japonica isolate 7356 chromosome 6, Coturnix japonica 2.1, whole genome shotgun sequence genome, one interval contains:
- the FFAR4 gene encoding free fatty acid receptor 4 isoform X1, with translation MVRAGCTQGENKTYFPFFSDFRGGNMTALLVGELSALGSVFLLALVGNIWGICLLVWRQQRLSAANYLVLNLFCADLLFITAIPFIGIVRWTETWVLGDVICHMLFYVMTLSGTVVIVSLSAVSLERVISIARLHHTAFRRRKLLAAALLIWGFAAIVTLPLCCFFTVVQLPSVTGEEIHICTLDWPSHAGEIIWDVTYAVAVFLIPGLIIVISYSKILQITKASRRSLNAGLAYSENHQIRVSQQDYKLFRALIVLMISFFIMWSPIIIIIFLILVQSNKQDINILPSVFFWIVLFTLANSVVNPVLYNVAHFRRKCQKIFLCCTGNPVRTGAGSETSARSKREQPKLSVITR, from the exons ATGGTCAGGGCTGGGTGCACACAAGGGGAGAACAAGACTTACTTCCCATTCTTCTCAGACTTCAGGGGTGGCAACATGACGGCTCTGCTTGTTGGTGAGTTGTCTGCACTGGGCTCCGTCTTCCTGCTGGCCTTAGTGGGCAACATCTGGGGCATCTGCCTGCTGGTGTGGCGGCAGCAACGGCTGAGTGCTGCCAACTACCTTGTCCTCAACCTCTTTTGCGCCGATCTGCTCTTCATCACCGCCATTCCATTCATTGGCATTGTGCGCTGGACTGAGACATGGGTGCTGGGCGATGTCATCTGCCACATGCTCTTCTATGTGATGACCCTCAGTGGCACCGTTGTCATTGTCTCCCTCTCAGCCGTCAGCCTGGAGAGGGTTATCAGCATCGCTCGGCTGCACCACACTGCCTTCCGACGCCgcaagctgctggctgctgccctcCTCATCTGGGGCTTCGCTGCTATTGTCAccctgccactctgctgcttcttcactgTGGTGCAGCTGCCCAGTGTCACTGGTGAG GAGATTCACATTTGTACCTTGGATTGGCCCAGCCATGCAGGAGAAATAATCTGGGATGTGACATATGCTGTTGCTGTCTTTTTAATACCAGGATTAATCATTGTCATCAGTTATTCCAAAATCTTacag ATTACAAAAGCATCAAGAAGAAGCTTAAATGCTGGATTGGCCTACTCAGAAAATCATCAGATTCGTGTTTCCCAGCAAGACTACAAACTCTTCCGAGCCCTCATTGTGTTGATGATCTCCTTCTTCATCATGTGGAGCCCAAttatcataattatttttttaattttagtcCAGAGCAACAAACAAGATATAAATATTTTGCCATCAGTTTTCTTCTGGATAGTGCTATTTACACTTGCCAACTCTGTTGTCAACCCAGTTTTATATAATGTTGCCCATTTCAGACGTAAATGTCAGAAAATTTTCCTCTGTTGTACAGGGAACCCAGTAAGGACAGGGGCTGGTTCAGAAACCTCTGCAAGAAGTAAACGTGAACAACCTAAGTTGTCTGTCATTACCAGATAA
- the FFAR4 gene encoding free fatty acid receptor 4 isoform X2: MTALLVGELSALGSVFLLALVGNIWGICLLVWRQQRLSAANYLVLNLFCADLLFITAIPFIGIVRWTETWVLGDVICHMLFYVMTLSGTVVIVSLSAVSLERVISIARLHHTAFRRRKLLAAALLIWGFAAIVTLPLCCFFTVVQLPSVTGEEIHICTLDWPSHAGEIIWDVTYAVAVFLIPGLIIVISYSKILQITKASRRSLNAGLAYSENHQIRVSQQDYKLFRALIVLMISFFIMWSPIIIIIFLILVQSNKQDINILPSVFFWIVLFTLANSVVNPVLYNVAHFRRKCQKIFLCCTGNPVRTGAGSETSARSKREQPKLSVITR, translated from the exons ATGACGGCTCTGCTTGTTGGTGAGTTGTCTGCACTGGGCTCCGTCTTCCTGCTGGCCTTAGTGGGCAACATCTGGGGCATCTGCCTGCTGGTGTGGCGGCAGCAACGGCTGAGTGCTGCCAACTACCTTGTCCTCAACCTCTTTTGCGCCGATCTGCTCTTCATCACCGCCATTCCATTCATTGGCATTGTGCGCTGGACTGAGACATGGGTGCTGGGCGATGTCATCTGCCACATGCTCTTCTATGTGATGACCCTCAGTGGCACCGTTGTCATTGTCTCCCTCTCAGCCGTCAGCCTGGAGAGGGTTATCAGCATCGCTCGGCTGCACCACACTGCCTTCCGACGCCgcaagctgctggctgctgccctcCTCATCTGGGGCTTCGCTGCTATTGTCAccctgccactctgctgcttcttcactgTGGTGCAGCTGCCCAGTGTCACTGGTGAG GAGATTCACATTTGTACCTTGGATTGGCCCAGCCATGCAGGAGAAATAATCTGGGATGTGACATATGCTGTTGCTGTCTTTTTAATACCAGGATTAATCATTGTCATCAGTTATTCCAAAATCTTacag ATTACAAAAGCATCAAGAAGAAGCTTAAATGCTGGATTGGCCTACTCAGAAAATCATCAGATTCGTGTTTCCCAGCAAGACTACAAACTCTTCCGAGCCCTCATTGTGTTGATGATCTCCTTCTTCATCATGTGGAGCCCAAttatcataattatttttttaattttagtcCAGAGCAACAAACAAGATATAAATATTTTGCCATCAGTTTTCTTCTGGATAGTGCTATTTACACTTGCCAACTCTGTTGTCAACCCAGTTTTATATAATGTTGCCCATTTCAGACGTAAATGTCAGAAAATTTTCCTCTGTTGTACAGGGAACCCAGTAAGGACAGGGGCTGGTTCAGAAACCTCTGCAAGAAGTAAACGTGAACAACCTAAGTTGTCTGTCATTACCAGATAA